From the genome of Amia ocellicauda isolate fAmiCal2 chromosome 14, fAmiCal2.hap1, whole genome shotgun sequence, one region includes:
- the LOC136767800 gene encoding zinc finger protein ZFP2-like, with protein sequence MRAALCEIWKAVEETSRGAGSAEWSCGQRDAEPRGAASGAVEASALPDSGERAPIEQQHCEQEWSSSLRQDTEPTDTEDKQGLTEQHRSRQSEEELRGLESCHMADPQTGCLTRGLGALGSERGPSAAGAELDSNGTLCEPSVASDHIKTEDNELELDTVVSDYIKTEDNELELDTVVSDYIKTEDNELELDTVVSDYIKTEDNELELDTVVSDYIKTEDNELELDTVVSDYIKTEDNELELDTVVSEDNDHKEEELYCCAKCGMIFNEATCLKVHQRIHTGEKPYCCSQCGKNFSKASSLKLHQKIHTGEKPHCCQECGKCFSKATCLNIHKRIHTGEKPYCCSQCGKSFTQASSLKSHQIIHTGNKPHCCSQCGKSFHRATSLKIHIRNHTGEKPYCCSQCGKSFTQARCLKTHQKIHTGEKPYCCSQCGKSFTQESNLKTHQKIHSGEKLYCCSQCGKRFTQANNLKSHQYIHTGEKPHCCSQCGKSFRRATCFKIHMRSHRRETILLLPVREGLH encoded by the exons ATGAGAGCCGCCCTGTGTGAGATCTGGAAGGCGGTGGAAGAGACGAGCCGCGGAGCCGGAAGCGCAGAGTGGAGCTGCGGACAGAGAGACGCGGAGCCCCGGGGAGCAGCCAGCG gagctgtagaggccagcgctctccctgactctggggaaagggctcccattgagcagcagcactgtgaGCAGGAGTGGagctccagtctgaggcaggacacagagcccacagATACTGAAGACAAACAGGGTCTGACTGAGCAGCACAGGAGCAGAcagagtgaggaggagctcaGGGGACTGGAGTCTTGCCACATGGCTGATCCACAGACTGGGTGTTTAACACGGGGACTTGGAGCACTGGGATCCGAGAGGGGACCCAGTGCAGCTGGTGCTGAGCTGGACTCTAATGGAACCCTATGTGAACCCAGTGTGGCATCTGATCACATTAAGACTGAGGACAATGAACTGGAGTTAGACACTGTGGTATCTGATTACATTAAGACTGAGGACAATGAACTGGAGTTAGACACTGTGGTGTCTGATTACATTAAGACTGAGGACAATGAACTGGAGTTAGACACTGTGGTGTCTGATTACATTAAGACTGAGGACAATGAACTGGAGTTAGACACTGTGGTGTCTGATTACATTAAGACTGAGGACAATGAACTGGAGTTAGACACTGTGGTGTCTGATTACATTAAGACTGAGGACAATGAACTGGAGTTAGACACTGTGGTGTCTGAGGACAATGACCACAAGGAGGAAGAACTGTACTGCTGTGCAAAGTGTGGGATGATCTTTAATGAGGCAACATGTCTTAAAGTTCACCAGCgtattcacacaggagagaaaccatattgctgctcccagtgtgggaagaactTTTCTAAAGCAAGTAGCCTGAAACTTCATCAGAAAatccacacaggagagaaaccacaCTGCTGCCAAGAATGTGGGAAATGCTTCAGCAAAGCAACATGCCTCAATATTCACAAGCgtattcacacaggagagaaaccatattgctgctcccagtgtgggaagagcttcacaCAAGCAAGTAGCCTGAAATCTCATCAGATAATTCACACAGGAAATAAACCACACTGCTGCTCACAATGTGGGAAGAGCTTTCACAGGGCAACATCCCTCAAGATTCACATACGTaatcacacaggagagaaaccgtattgttgctcccagtgtgggaagagtttcactCAAGCAAGATGCCTGAAAACTCATCAGAAAATTCatacaggagagaaaccatattgttgctcccagtgtgggaagagtttcactCAAGAAAGTAACCTGAAAACTCatcaaaaaattcactcagGAGAGAAACTATATTGttgctcccagtgtgggaagagattCACTCAAGCTAATAACCTGAAATCTCATCAgtacattcacacaggagagaaaccacaTTGCTGCTCTCAATGTGGGAAGAGCTTTCGCAGGGCAACATGCTTCAAGATTCACATGCGTAgtcacaggagagaaaccatattGCTGCTCCCAGTGCGGGAAGGGCTTCACTGA